The Micromonospora sp. NBC_01740 genome includes a window with the following:
- a CDS encoding type II secretion system F family protein, with protein MSTVVLNWQLAVAVCGGAAVGLGAFLVVRELVPATPALGPALRRLHQPAGAGQLATPADRRLEWLTGLSRWLRPPHRQLALIDRTPEQYALSMLLSALIGLAAPTLLGVTLFAVGIRLPVVVPVLGSLGLALLCALIAHRSVLDRADKARDEFRQAVCTYLDLVALQLSAAHGPVQSLERAAAVCDGWVFDRISESLRIAQMQMHSPWDELRDLAERIGIPELGDVGAIMRSSGSEGAQVHETLRSRADSLRDQIRTDNLARAEGVTSRLDIPGALLVFVLLGFAVYPFIARL; from the coding sequence ATGAGTACGGTCGTCCTCAACTGGCAGCTCGCCGTCGCCGTGTGCGGCGGGGCGGCGGTCGGGCTGGGCGCCTTCCTGGTGGTCCGCGAGCTGGTGCCGGCCACGCCCGCGCTCGGGCCCGCGCTGCGCCGGCTGCACCAACCGGCCGGCGCCGGGCAGCTCGCCACGCCCGCCGACCGGCGGCTGGAGTGGCTCACCGGGCTGTCCCGCTGGCTGCGGCCACCGCACCGGCAGCTCGCCCTGATCGACCGGACGCCCGAGCAGTACGCCCTGTCGATGCTGCTCTCCGCGCTGATCGGGCTCGCCGCGCCGACGCTGCTCGGCGTCACCCTGTTCGCCGTCGGCATCCGGCTGCCGGTGGTCGTACCCGTCCTCGGCAGCCTCGGGTTGGCGCTGCTCTGCGCCCTGATCGCGCACCGGTCGGTGTTGGACCGGGCGGACAAGGCGCGCGACGAGTTCCGCCAGGCGGTCTGCACCTACCTCGACCTGGTCGCCCTCCAGCTCTCCGCCGCGCACGGGCCGGTGCAGTCGCTGGAGCGGGCGGCGGCGGTCTGCGACGGCTGGGTCTTCGACCGCATCTCCGAGTCGCTGCGGATCGCGCAGATGCAGATGCACTCGCCGTGGGACGAGCTTCGCGACCTCGCCGAGCGCATCGGCATCCCGGAACTGGGCGACGTCGGGGCGATCATGCGCTCCTCCGGCAGCGAGGGCGCGCAGGTGCACGAGACCCTGCGCAGCCGCGCCGACTCGCTGCGCGACCAGATCCGCACCGACAACCTGGCCCGGGCCGAGGGGGTGACCAGCCGGCTCGACATCCCCGGGGCGCTGCTCGTCTTCGTCCTGCTCGGCTTCGCCGTCTATCCGTTCATCGCCCGCCTGTGA
- a CDS encoding type II secretion system F family protein, with product MAAAPADPARAAVTSVLDNVELVAVASGAACVAGLLLAVVALVGTRRPPGGPGAGRGLDRLWKGPGATPREQRAHQALLVAALVAGALAFLVTGLPVVGLLVAVAVPGTPWLFSVGKAEQRAIARIEAVGEWTRRLKDVSATGQGLQQTIIGTVATAPEEIQEEVRLLAARLQAGWLARSALLAFADEIGDPVCDQVVAALILHVTDRGERLGDVLGSIAGAAAAEVATRREIEAKRTQPRFAVRFLTGMTLATVAYGLLNTEYVSPYGTPFGQLVMATLGAAFVGLLAWVRSMSQPRRPARFLPAPDPEEVAP from the coding sequence GTGGCGGCGGCCCCGGCAGACCCGGCTCGGGCGGCGGTGACCTCGGTGCTGGACAACGTCGAACTCGTCGCGGTGGCCTCCGGTGCCGCCTGCGTGGCCGGGCTGCTGCTGGCGGTCGTCGCGCTGGTCGGCACCCGCCGGCCGCCCGGTGGCCCGGGCGCGGGCCGTGGGCTCGACCGGCTCTGGAAGGGCCCGGGCGCCACCCCGCGCGAACAGCGGGCCCACCAGGCGCTGCTGGTCGCCGCCCTGGTCGCGGGTGCGCTGGCCTTCCTGGTCACCGGCCTACCGGTGGTCGGTCTGCTGGTCGCGGTGGCCGTCCCGGGCACCCCGTGGCTGTTCTCCGTCGGCAAGGCCGAGCAGCGGGCCATCGCCCGCATCGAGGCGGTCGGCGAGTGGACCCGCCGGCTCAAGGACGTCTCCGCCACCGGCCAGGGACTCCAGCAGACGATCATCGGCACGGTCGCCACCGCGCCCGAGGAGATCCAGGAGGAGGTACGGCTGCTCGCCGCCCGCCTCCAGGCCGGTTGGTTGGCCCGCTCCGCGCTGCTCGCCTTCGCCGACGAGATCGGCGATCCGGTCTGCGACCAGGTGGTGGCGGCGCTGATCCTGCACGTGACCGACCGGGGCGAACGCCTCGGCGATGTGCTCGGCTCGATCGCCGGGGCGGCGGCGGCCGAGGTGGCCACCCGCCGGGAGATCGAGGCGAAGCGCACCCAGCCCCGGTTCGCGGTCCGTTTCCTCACCGGGATGACCCTGGCCACGGTCGCGTACGGGCTGCTCAACACCGAGTACGTGAGCCCGTACGGCACGCCCTTCGGGCAGCTCGTGATGGCGACGCTCGGCGCGGCCTTCGTCGGCCTGCTGGCCTGGGTGCGGTCGATGAGCCAGCCCCGCCGGCCGGCCCGCTTCCTGCCCGCCCCGGACCCGGAGGAGGTGGCCCCATGA
- a CDS encoding CpaF family protein has translation MRFEPVSGDPRRQPPGATSTAPPLAPPNGRHHPLPLPVPVTAPRPEPPPRPRVDFQVVRELRRELSERLALWQRGREFTVDEEDTERARLAVTVVAEYADAVRRAGTPMAAGEERLLLDQVTAELAGLGRLQTLLVDDTIEEVHILGCDQVRVTRHGGGVDWVEPIADSDDELVEILQAAARRAGATERSLSTSKPTLDLQLPDGSRLAAVFLVSHRPYAVIRKHNTLDVSLDDLAGARGDLDEMIDPLVRDFLRASMRAGLNIMVAGLAGAGKTTVIRALMDEIPADEPYVLLEESRELLPARRRLKHRAVMSFEAREGHGERGADGRPAGEVSIADLIPVSLRMGVLRIIVGEVRSREIVPMLQAMTTSRGSMCTIHARTPAGVSERIIELALAHGREMTVDQARRMAGNALDLIVYVTVEDETAIGGRKHRFVSHVEEVIGVGDGNRITTTQVFGPGPDGRAVPRHLPERVRAQLLRVGYDARLLSRWIEAGTGAWRRPRQTRLGRR, from the coding sequence ATGCGGTTTGAACCGGTCTCCGGCGATCCGCGTCGGCAGCCGCCCGGCGCCACCTCCACGGCGCCGCCGCTGGCCCCGCCCAACGGACGGCACCATCCCCTCCCGTTGCCGGTGCCGGTCACCGCGCCGCGGCCCGAGCCGCCGCCCCGGCCCCGGGTCGACTTCCAGGTGGTCCGCGAGCTGCGCCGGGAACTCAGCGAGCGGCTGGCCCTGTGGCAGCGCGGCCGGGAGTTCACCGTCGACGAGGAGGACACCGAGCGCGCCCGGCTCGCGGTGACGGTGGTCGCCGAGTACGCGGACGCGGTGCGCCGGGCCGGCACTCCGATGGCGGCCGGCGAGGAGCGGCTCCTGCTCGACCAGGTGACCGCCGAACTGGCCGGGCTCGGCCGCCTCCAGACGCTGCTGGTCGACGACACCATCGAGGAGGTGCACATCCTCGGCTGCGACCAGGTGCGCGTCACCCGCCACGGCGGCGGGGTCGACTGGGTGGAGCCGATCGCCGACAGCGACGACGAGCTGGTGGAGATCCTCCAGGCGGCGGCCCGCCGGGCCGGGGCCACCGAACGCTCGCTGTCGACGTCCAAGCCCACCCTCGACCTGCAACTGCCCGACGGCAGCCGGCTCGCTGCGGTGTTCCTGGTCAGCCACCGCCCGTACGCGGTGATCCGCAAGCACAACACCCTCGACGTGAGCCTCGACGACCTCGCCGGGGCCAGGGGCGACCTGGACGAGATGATCGACCCGCTGGTGCGCGACTTCCTCCGCGCGTCCATGCGCGCCGGGCTGAACATCATGGTGGCCGGCCTCGCGGGCGCCGGGAAGACCACAGTCATCCGGGCGCTGATGGACGAGATCCCGGCCGACGAGCCGTACGTGCTGCTGGAGGAGAGCCGCGAGCTGCTGCCGGCCCGCCGCCGCCTCAAGCACCGGGCGGTGATGAGCTTCGAGGCCCGGGAGGGGCACGGCGAACGCGGGGCGGACGGCCGCCCGGCCGGCGAGGTGAGCATCGCCGACCTGATCCCGGTCTCCCTGCGGATGGGCGTGCTGCGGATCATCGTCGGCGAGGTCCGGTCCCGGGAGATCGTCCCGATGCTCCAGGCCATGACGACCAGCCGCGGCTCGATGTGCACCATCCACGCCCGTACGCCCGCCGGGGTCAGCGAGCGGATCATCGAGCTGGCGCTCGCGCACGGCCGCGAGATGACCGTCGACCAGGCCCGCCGGATGGCCGGCAACGCGCTCGACCTGATCGTCTACGTCACCGTCGAGGACGAGACCGCGATCGGCGGGCGCAAGCACCGCTTCGTCTCGCACGTCGAGGAGGTCATCGGCGTCGGCGACGGCAACCGGATCACCACCACCCAGGTGTTCGGGCCCGGGCCGGACGGGCGGGCCGTACCCCGGCACCTGCCCGAGCGGGTGCGCGCCCAGCTCCTCCGGGTCGGCTACGACGCCCGGCTGCTCAGCCGCTGGATCGAGGCCGGCACGGGCGCGTGGCGGCGGCCCCGGCAGACCCGGCTCGGGCGGCGGTGA
- a CDS encoding ParA family protein, translating into MAIIALVSAKGSPGVTTAALACALTWHRRLVLAECDPAGGSILAGYLGGALDGPRGIGELAVGELRDGNLESAFWSQLVDLDAPKRERLLLPGVVDPAQAGSVIPLWQRFADFFGSLEGGDPPYDVVVDCGRLHVVGPPWPILRAASVVLLVSGARLPDLSGTRAMARTIERDFAEHRVPPGTLRLLLVGDGHGSGEVSKALRLPVIARMPHDPRTAEVLGLGGTVRAGRPLMRAAGALEVPVGALLERRRARLTWPVPQGVPDAV; encoded by the coding sequence ATGGCGATCATCGCGCTGGTGTCGGCGAAGGGCTCCCCGGGCGTCACCACCGCCGCCCTCGCGTGCGCCCTGACCTGGCACCGGCGGCTGGTGCTCGCCGAGTGCGACCCGGCCGGCGGGTCGATCCTCGCCGGCTACCTGGGCGGCGCGCTCGACGGCCCCCGGGGCATCGGCGAACTGGCGGTCGGCGAGTTGCGCGACGGCAACCTGGAGTCGGCGTTCTGGTCGCAACTGGTCGACCTGGACGCGCCGAAGCGGGAGCGGCTGCTGCTGCCCGGCGTCGTCGATCCCGCCCAGGCCGGCAGCGTCATCCCGCTCTGGCAGCGCTTCGCCGACTTCTTCGGCAGCCTGGAGGGCGGCGACCCGCCGTACGACGTGGTGGTGGACTGCGGGCGGCTGCACGTCGTCGGTCCACCGTGGCCGATCCTGCGCGCCGCCTCGGTGGTGCTGCTGGTCAGCGGCGCCCGGCTCCCCGACCTCTCCGGCACCCGGGCCATGGCCAGGACGATCGAGCGGGACTTCGCCGAGCACCGGGTGCCGCCGGGCACCCTGCGGCTGCTGCTGGTCGGCGACGGCCACGGCAGCGGCGAGGTCAGCAAGGCGCTGCGGCTGCCGGTGATCGCCCGGATGCCGCACGATCCGCGTACGGCCGAGGTGCTCGGCCTGGGCGGCACCGTGCGGGCCGGTCGGCCCCTGATGCGCGCGGCCGGGGCCCTGGAGGTGCCGGTCGGGGCGCTGCTGGAACGCCGGCGCGCCCGGCTGACCTGGCCCGTGCCGCAGGGGGTGCCGGATGCGGTTTGA